CCCATTGCTACTGGTGGTACAAACGATTATAATTATTGATGTTTTTAAAGGATATTGCCCTTTCCAGTGTGGGGGGACAGGCGTAACTCACAGGTGCAACATAtatgttcaaaaaacgtgtagatgtggcacttcgggacgtggtttaggaggcatgtggggttgggttgacagttggacttgatcttagaggtctttttcaactttaatgattctatgattctatatagTATATGCTAAATGCAAATGTTTAACTTTGGTGTGCAGTTGGAAGGTAGCCCCCATCTTTCTTTCCAGGAAATGGAGAAACATTTGTTTCACAAGCAGGTGTGGAAAACACCTAAAAATGCTTAAAAGGTCATTCCTCTTCCTTCTACAAGGCTTCTCAGCTGGTCAATCCCTTTTGTTATATCAGGATTCTTCCTCCCTTATCTGCCCTGCCTCTAAATGCATAGGGACCTCAAGTACCAGGGATGTTAATGGAAACACCTGGTCAGAGCAGTTAATCACATCCTTAGTTTATCTCCCCGTGCTCCGGAGGCCCATTATACCTCAATGGTTTTGTTTACCCAGCCTCCTAAGTAATTCTTGGTAATGCTTTCAACAGGCCAAACAGGAAGGTTGGGCATTGCAACTCTGACTCCTCGTCAAGTCATATGTAGTCCTCTCGGTGTTCCCGAGCCCTGGGTGTGAAATCCAGCGTGCTGGTCACAGGTACCAGCAGGACCAGTGGCGCTTTTGCTATTACACAGCTGGAAACTCACATATCCCAGAGCGTGACTCAACTTCTTTTCATGCGCTTCCCTGAATGCTCAGGAGTAATGAGACACATCTTATGTTTCATGGAAAGCTATTATAAATAGGAACAAGATGTAGATATTAGAGTATTACTTATTTGAGGGGCTAATTGTTCTAATTTGAGCTTTGTCCTCATGTGCTTATGAAGAAGCTTGAACTATATGTTGTTCTACTGGGAGTTTTCCTTGGGAGGACAGGGGGATTTTACAGCAGTTTATTCCTCAAACTGTCCTGGATATGTGTTTTGCAGTTATTTGCAGTTGGTGTCACTGCACTGGGAAGATTACCAGTGGACCCAGCAAAAGACACTGTGTGCTTTGGGTGTTCTCGGTGGTTTGTTTCAGGAGAGGAAGAACCAAGCTAGTAAACAGCATGACGGGTCAGGTGGGGCAACACAAGCAGACAGTCAAATGTAGGTATATGGGCAGGGAATTAAAATGAAGGTGCAGGCATAGCTCTGGGTCAAAGTTTTATTGCTGGATGTGGCACTCCTGAGCCAGTGAGATGAGCCCTAACATATACCAGTAGATCCTGCATCATAGACTGGTTGGGGAAGTCCTCTGAGGTGCTTTACCAAGTTGTGGTGTGTCTTCTGTTCAACCAGGCTAGGAGCTCACTGCCTTACGAGGTCATTGCTTTCAGTGGGTCTTCCCACAGCTGAGGTGACACTGGGGGGGGTCTGTGTGCTGGTGGCCACATGGTGAATCTGCCCTAATTCTCAAGGATACACTGCTCTGATGTAGGCCTTTCCCCAGAGGAACAAAAACTGTCAGGAGCAAGCAGCACCACCAGAAAACAGCACTGTACACTCAGTACTGGGATGTTAATGGGTGAAATGCTGCACTGGGTTGTGCTAATGCTGCTGAAGGCTAGACCTTCTGAtgcattttgtctttctgttccTGTGACAGGATGCTGTTCCCCCTGCCTCTGCGGGTAGCCTGCAGTCTGCTTGCCTGGCTCTCTCTCTATGCTTGGTTCTGCCATCGCTACAAGCACCGGAATTATGAATGGAGCTGCAGGCTGGTCACACTGACCCATGGCATCCTTGCTACCTGTCTCTCTGCTTACATTGGCTTTATTGATGGTCCCTGGCCTTTAAGTCACCCAGGTGAGTAATGAAAGTTGTGGTCCCAAGTCGCCCAGTAGGTGATGGCGCAAAGCGGGGTTCTTCTACCACCTCAGTATCCAGCCCACTTGAGGAATGATGATTGTAATGGTATCTGAGCTGCTTTGTGATGGACAGTACTAGAGAAATGGAGAGACTGGTACTGTATTTTGCTAGCGTAATGGCCCTCCTCAGCTGCAATCTGGCAGACTGTGTGATCACGTTGTGTGGCTGTTACATGTGTGCAGCTGTTAGTCTAACAACTGTAATATTATGCCTTGTCTGACTCCTCCAGCTGAGCTGTGATCAGTACAAGCTAATACCAGCCTGCCAGTGCTGAAGGTGAATACCCTCTCCTTGTCTCGCATCCTGCCTGCTTGTTGTCTCCATACTTTAAAGCTCTGTCTGGTGTCTTTATGTTTCAGGATCACCAAACACAACTCTTCAGGTACATGTGCTGTGCCTTAGCTTGGGCTACTTCCTCTTTGACCTTTGTTGGTGCGTGTACTTCCAGACAGAGGGTGCCCTGATGCTGGCCCACCACCTGGTGAGCATCTTGGGCATCACAGCATCATTGGCACTCGGAGAGTCAGCTGCGGAGGTCAATGCCGTCATCTTTGGTAGTGAGATCACTAACCCGCTGCTGCAGGCCCGCTGGTTCCTGAAGGAGATGGGGTGTTACCACAGTTTCACAGGTGATGTAGTGGATTTCTTCTTCGTGGTCCTCTTCACTGGGGTGCGGATTGGAGTGGGAGCCTGGCTGATGTACTGTGAGCTTGCTTCGCCCAAACCCAGGTGGTACATTAAGCTGGGGGGCGTCATCATGTACGCTGTCTCCTGGGTTTTCATGGTCAGCATCTGTCGCTTTGCTAGGCGGAAGAGCATGAAGAAATACCATGCTTGGAGGAGTCGGAGGAGTGATGAGTTATACTTGAAAACTAATGGACATCTGAAAAACCACTGACTGGATGTTGAGGGAAGACTTTGTCAAGTTCATGATCTGGCAAGAGGAGGATCGTGCCTGAAATGCCACTGTCGGGAGAGGAGCCAGCACACGTTAGCAATTCTGGAGCCAAGTTTATCCTTGGCATAACTCCATTGAAATCCATGGAGCTATGCCATGGATTCATTGGATCTGCAGTGTTTGGCCTGGCAGAGGCTGGCTCGGTGTGTACATAAGCATACACTAAATGATATGAGTGAAAGAAGGGCTAATTTTACAGACTAAACATAACTAGTCCAGTGGTGCAGGTGTAAATAGTAATGTTAGTACCTAACTCCTTCAGCACTGAATcttggaagagagaagaaaataacactAGATCTTCATGTTCAGTGTCCTGTACAGGCTGGACAGCTAGAGTGACTCTTCATACTGTTAAGAAGCAGCATGCTCTAGTGTTGCATCAGAGCTGGGATTCCTGGGTCTTCCACCAACTCATTAtgtgaccttgggcaagtcaCGTAACTCTACTCTGTGCCTATTTCCCCATCTGTGAGTTGGGGGTGATGGAGCTGATCCATCTGCGTTACGCACTTTCAGATCTTTACTTGAGGGGTGctatataaatgcaaaatgatGGTTGTTATCTGCACTTTGTTCGTTATCCCTATGTTTCCTTTGGGAGAAACTATTTTGGTGGTTGAGCTAGAGTGTGACTCTAGAAAGAACAGTATTTTAGGTAGGTTGTTGTTTCCTACCCTTCCTAATTCCTTTTAATAACTTATTTAGTAACATATTGGtaacttatttttcagtagtGTCCAGAAGCTCTAATCAGCACTGGCGCCTTGCAGGACTAGGTGCTCTGTGAATACACCCAAAGACACAGCCCCTGATGTGAAACGCCTTTCTGACTTTTTCCCTCTTCATCCCTGTTAAAACTCCACCCGCCCCCTCCAAATACTGCTTTTAGCTCCTAGAGTGACCAACACTCTCCATTATGAGAAGCCCCATCAGGACTTGCCAGTAAGTGGTTTTCTGGCTGATGGACCAAACcctgatttttctgaagaatgcCAAAATACCCTCTGCTGTGCCGATTGGCCCAAATGCAGGCATACTGTGGAGCCAGCCTGAGAATAAACAGCATGCCTTGAGATTGTCAGACAAATACCTTCCCCGAGCTGtaagtaacttttaaaagtaagaaaagtaaatGCAGAGTGTTTTACTGCAGCCGTCTGCCAACAATCTGTACTTGCCGGTTTTGGCAATCTAGAGGGGTCAGGGGCCTGATTTGTAGTGAAGGCTGTGTACTTCTGTTGCCCTTGAAAATGTCATCCCAGATTCAGCTCAGTGTATCTGAACCCCGACTCTGCTGTGGTGTTTGAGGATAGTAGGGTACCATAGGTGAATTTCTGGAAGCTCTGTGGGAAAGGGATTGAAAAAGACTTGAAACTAGCATTGATGAT
This sequence is a window from Phalacrocorax aristotelis chromosome 22, bGulAri2.1, whole genome shotgun sequence. Protein-coding genes within it:
- the LOC142067556 gene encoding TLC domain-containing protein 5-like, whose amino-acid sequence is MLFPLPLRVACSLLAWLSLYAWFCHRYKHRNYEWSCRLVTLTHGILATCLSAYIGFIDGPWPLSHPGSPNTTLQVHVLCLSLGYFLFDLCWCVYFQTEGALMLAHHLVSILGITASLALGESAAEVNAVIFGSEITNPLLQARWFLKEMGCYHSFTGDVVDFFFVVLFTGVRIGVGAWLMYCELASPKPRWYIKLGGVIMYAVSWVFMVSICRFARRKSMKKYHAWRSRRSDELYLKTNGHLKNH